Sequence from the Exiguobacterium aurantiacum genome:
GTCAACGGGCGATGACGCTCACGGAGACATTCAACTATATGTCGTCTTCGCTCACGAAAGTACAAGATGATTTGAAATCAGAAGCCGACGTCGTCATCAAGAAAGTGAACGATCTTTTGAAGAAGATTAGTGAAGTCAATCGTCAAATCGGGGATGCTGAGCCGATTGGGGTTCTCCCGAACGAACTGTATGACGAGCGCGACCGCTATATGGACGAACTCGCCCAATATATCGAGTTCGATCGCAAACCGATCGATTACTTGAACGGCGAAAAACGCGGTAACTCGCAACTGATGGCCGAGGGACGGATTGATATCGTCGTTAATATCGGAACGAAAGAGGCGCCGAATAATGTGAAGCTTGTTGACGCCATCGGAGGAGGGGTCGGGAAATTTGACGGCCTCGAATTAACAAATGCAGCAGGTACGGTGACAATGCTAACTCACGCTGATATTCCGAACGGGAAGTTGAAAGCACTTGTCGAGATGTATGGTGAAAATGAAAGTGAAGGGGTTGACGGCGCATTCACTGTCATGTTGAAAGACTTAGATGCGATGGCGCTTCAATTCGCAACTGCCTTCAATACCGCACACAGCGGCAATATCGATGGAGCAGGTGTCGCTGGTACGAATCAATTTTTTAAAAATATGACGAGTGCCGCAGATATTGCTGTCGGGGATGCGATTATGAAGAACCTTGACTTAATTGCTGCCTCGAAAGATGGCAATATAGGAGATGGCAGTGGAGCATTGGCACTCGCTGATTTAAAAAATCAAGTATTGTCATT
This genomic interval carries:
- the flgK gene encoding flagellar hook-associated protein FlgK → MGSTFMGLETARRSLTTHQWALQATGNNVANASNPGYSRQRLSLGMTEQLSVNFGGTKAGQFGTGVRGETLARIRDLMIDQQYRDEKVKNSFYATKEAAFGRMEDIINEPSENGLAKALDLFWGSLQDLSVNPDDTGARSVVRQRAMTLTETFNYMSSSLTKVQDDLKSEADVVIKKVNDLLKKISEVNRQIGDAEPIGVLPNELYDERDRYMDELAQYIEFDRKPIDYLNGEKRGNSQLMAEGRIDIVVNIGTKEAPNNVKLVDAIGGGVGKFDGLELTNAAGTVTMLTHADIPNGKLKALVEMYGENESEGVDGAFTVMLKDLDAMALQFATAFNTAHSGNIDGAGVAGTNQFFKNMTSAADIAVGDAIMKNLDLIAASKDGNIGDGSGALALADLKNQVLSFTDGSVTTNASIGKYYQNIIGNMAVSASQSGSLAKSTFALMASSDQRRQSVSAVSLDEEMTMMIQYQHAYNAAARNITAVDEMLDKIINGMGVVGR